The Oncorhynchus tshawytscha isolate Ot180627B linkage group LG32, Otsh_v2.0, whole genome shotgun sequence genome includes a region encoding these proteins:
- the LOC112230361 gene encoding T-complex protein 1 subunit delta, giving the protein MAAPKMPSGGMKNKGRGAYVDRDKPAQIRFSNISAGKAVAECIRTSLGPKGMDKMIQDGKGDVTITNDGATILKQMQVLHPAAKMMVELSKAQDIEAGDGTTSVVVIAGALLDACGKLLQKGIHPTTISESFQKAVDKGVEVLTGMSQPVLLSDRETLLNSATTSLCSKVVSQYSSLLAPMSVDAVMRVIDPATATGVDLHDIHIVKKLGGTIDDCELVDGLVLTQKVVNSSVSRVEKAKIALIQFCLSPPKTDMDNQIVVSDYAQMDRVLREERAYILNLVKQIKKAGCNVLLIQKSILRDALSDLALHFLNKMKIMVVKEIEREDIEFICKTIGTKPIAHIDQFLPEMMGTAELAEEVSLDGSGKLVKITGCTSPGKTVSIVVRGSNKLVIEEAERSIHDALCVIRCLVKKRALIAGGGAPEIELALRLAEYSRTLPGMEAYCVRAYADALEVVPSTLAENAGLNPISTVTELRNRHAQGEKTAGINVRKGGISNILEELVVQPLLVSVSALTLATETVRSILKIDDVVNTR; this is encoded by the exons ATGGCTGCACCAAAGATGCCAAGTGGTGGGATGAAAAACAAAGGACGAGGGGCATATGTAGACCGTGACAAGCCAGCACAGATTCGGTTCAGTAACATCTCCGCAGGAAAAG CTGTCGCTGAATGCATCAGAACCAGCCTTGGCCCCAAGGGCATGGACAAAATG ATTCAGGATGGGAAGGGTGACGTGACCATCACCAATGACGGGGCCACCATCCTGAAACAGATGCAGGTGCTGCACCCTGCAGCCAAGATG ATGGTGGAGCTGTCCAAAGCACAGGATATTGAGGCTGGTGACGGCACTACCTCAGTGGTGGTGATTGCTGGTGCCCTGCTTGACGCATGCGGCAAGTTGCTTCAGAAGG GTATCCACCCCACCACTATCTCTGAGTCGTTCCAGAAGGCGGTGGACAAGGGCGTCGAGGTGCTGACGGGCATGAGCCAGCCGGTACTCCTGAGCGACCGCGAGACACTGCTGAACAGTGCCACCACCTCTCTGTGCTCCAAGGTGGTGTCGCAGTACTCCAGCCTGCTAGCGCCCATGAGCGTGGACGCCGTGATGCGCGTCATCGACCCGGCCACCGCCACTGGCGTGGACCTGCACGATATCCACATTGTCAAGAAgctggg TGGGACCATTGATGACTGTGAGCTGGTGGATGGCCTGGTGCTGACCCAGAAGGTGGTCAACTCCAGCGTGTCCCGTGTGGAGAAGGCCAAGATCGCCCTCATCCAGTTCTGCTTGTCCCCGCCGAAAACTGAC ATGGACAACCAGATAGTAGTGTCAGACTATGCCCAGATGGACCGTGTGCTGCGCGAGGAGCGCGCCTACATCCTAAACCtagtcaaacagatcaagaagGCGGGCTGCAACGTCCTTCTCATCCAGAAGTCCATCCTCAG AGATGCTCTGAGCGATTTGGCCCTCCACTTCCTGAACAAGATGAAGATCATGGTGGTCAAGGAGATCGAGAGGGAGGATATTGAATTCATCTGCAag ACCATTGGCACCAAGCCCATCGCCCACATTGATCAGTTCCTTCCCGAGATGATGGGCACCGCCGAGCTGGCAGAGGAGGTCAGCCTGGATGGCTCTGGCAAGCTGGTCAAG ATCACAGGCTGCACCAGCCCTGGTAAGACGGTGAGCATCGTGGTGCGCGGATCCAACAAGCTGGTGATTGAGGAGGCGGAGCGCTCCATCCACGACGCTCTGTGTGTCATCCGCTGTCTGGTGAAGAAGAG ggCTCTGATCGCCGGTGGCGGCGCTCCTGAGATTGAGCTGGCCCTGCGCCTGGCTGAGTACTCCCGCACGCTGCCAGGCATGGAGGCATACTGCGTGAGGGCCTACGCAGACGCCCTGGAGGTGGTGCCGTCCACACTGGCCGAGAACGCCGGCCTCAACCCCATCTCCACTGTCACAGAGCTCCGAAATAGGCACGCCCAAGGCGAGAAGACTGCCGGGATCAATGTCCGCAAG ggcgGTATCTCCAACATTCTAGAGGAGCTGGTGGTGCAGCCTCTGCTGGTGTCTGTCAGCGCTCTGACCCTCGCCACCGAGACGGTCCGCAGCATCCTCAAGATTGACGACGTG GTGAACACCCGATAA